A single Terriglobia bacterium DNA region contains:
- a CDS encoding glycosyltransferase family 39 protein encodes MKNATDALYMPAVAVSILVWFTSIAAPLWLDETATYWQISAGAAQVWARRGVLFPAYNYILWAWSQVFGIAEVTLRIPSILAMLGAALVIFRIARFFFDHDAALFATISFCLNPIVVNAASDARPYAFAVLDLSLCVLVLLQWTRTNQLRYAVWLGVFIAGLFYFHYLFVLMTLPLAVLLAITAKPSDANLFRKQLSIAGVVLILLTIPVLPAIVDLFHAGGQIGQIVFAPKPRVFQIAYVLNGLPFLSFVSLFLIIAAGGHVAVNEDKSLFSTGTICLMLCAIPLGILFAVSRWTSLNVFVYRYTLMAVPGVALCCGYLFNRIDSKIFRLLACLLFLFAGISPYKFTTHAPHFYSWKEALGVADATAHRDGAPLLICSDFAESNFRRMPQDPYHDPAFAPLSYYHVSSRVVPLPRSVTSETKRQVDSFLQTSVPERRRFLLLTYIGSKGTIRWVAEHTSGSYSSRPIGVFDDVTVTEFILKDN; translated from the coding sequence TTGAAGAATGCAACCGACGCACTTTACATGCCGGCGGTTGCTGTTTCGATCCTCGTCTGGTTCACCTCAATTGCCGCTCCCTTATGGTTAGATGAAACCGCCACGTATTGGCAGATTAGCGCTGGGGCGGCGCAGGTTTGGGCGAGGCGGGGGGTGTTATTTCCCGCGTACAACTACATTCTTTGGGCTTGGTCGCAGGTTTTCGGCATCGCTGAGGTTACACTCAGGATTCCTTCGATCTTGGCAATGTTGGGAGCCGCACTAGTAATCTTCCGAATAGCACGGTTCTTCTTTGATCACGATGCTGCGCTCTTTGCGACGATCAGTTTCTGCCTCAACCCGATCGTTGTTAACGCGGCCAGCGACGCAAGACCATATGCATTCGCAGTGCTGGACCTCTCGCTTTGTGTTCTTGTGTTGCTGCAATGGACACGTACAAACCAGCTTCGCTATGCCGTGTGGCTGGGGGTTTTCATTGCCGGACTCTTCTACTTCCACTACCTGTTTGTACTGATGACACTGCCATTGGCGGTTCTGCTGGCTATCACCGCGAAGCCGAGCGACGCCAATCTATTTAGGAAACAGTTATCTATCGCAGGGGTCGTTCTTATTTTACTAACGATTCCAGTCCTGCCAGCAATCGTCGACCTATTTCACGCGGGTGGACAAATCGGGCAAATCGTCTTCGCGCCGAAGCCCCGCGTATTCCAAATCGCTTACGTCCTTAATGGTCTTCCATTCCTGAGCTTTGTGTCTCTGTTTCTTATAATCGCGGCGGGTGGACATGTCGCGGTGAACGAAGACAAATCCCTCTTTTCAACCGGGACAATTTGTCTGATGTTATGTGCCATTCCTCTGGGGATCCTTTTTGCGGTCAGTAGATGGACGAGCCTGAACGTCTTTGTGTACCGTTACACTCTGATGGCTGTGCCGGGCGTTGCGCTGTGCTGTGGTTACCTGTTCAACAGAATCGATTCGAAAATCTTCCGCTTGCTTGCCTGTCTTTTATTTCTGTTCGCGGGCATTTCACCCTACAAGTTCACAACGCATGCTCCGCACTTCTACAGTTGGAAGGAGGCCCTGGGTGTAGCCGATGCAACTGCCCACCGGGACGGTGCTCCGTTGTTGATCTGTAGTGATTTTGCCGAATCCAACTTCAGACGAATGCCGCAGGATCCATACCACGACCCCGCGTTTGCTCCCTTAAGCTATTACCATGTTTCGTCGCGAGTAGTTCCCTTACCCAGATCAGTCACTTCGGAAACGAAGCGTCAAGTAGACTCATTCCTGCAAACTAGTGTTCCTGAGCGACGACGATTTCTACTGCTGACCTATATCGGTTCGAAGGGCACAATCCGCTGGGTTGCTGAGCACACATCCGGTTCCTACTCGAGTAGGCCAATTGGGGTTTTCGATGATGTAACCGTTACTGAGTTCATTCTGAAGGACAATTAG
- a CDS encoding glycosyltransferase family 87 protein: MLKRILAVSLVVGSIVLLGVGLRSESGAPYNRDFIAYWTAGQLLVHHQNPYSDSGVLALERESGYRLAVPLIMRNPPWALPLVVPLGYVSAYVGVLGWILAIVASIVVAVRLLKVVNGNPDSQDHLLAYWFAPVLACVTLAQTSPFACLGLVLFLYWRNDRPFAAGLAASIMLIKPHLFVLFFLVMLIETVATRSYRRIYGILTGFILAISVPLAYDHSVLSQYFIRSRVSQIGEEFIPSLPGLLRMMIARQAFWVQFVPIAIASVWAVWYYQRHRGHWEWNREGLMLVLVSVWAAPYSLLVDEVVLLPAVVAAIYFTGGDGRPNKATITVFFILNGIAFVLLFAQVSIMSGAYIWTSTAWVGWYLYATRPTARFAVARSSS; this comes from the coding sequence GTGTTGAAGCGCATACTCGCGGTGTCGTTGGTAGTAGGCAGCATTGTTCTACTTGGGGTGGGTCTCCGAAGCGAGTCGGGAGCGCCGTATAACCGGGACTTCATTGCGTACTGGACTGCGGGTCAACTGCTGGTTCATCACCAGAATCCTTATTCGGATTCGGGGGTGCTAGCTCTGGAGCGGGAGTCCGGCTATCGGCTGGCAGTACCCTTGATTATGCGTAATCCGCCTTGGGCGCTACCGCTAGTCGTGCCGCTTGGGTACGTCAGTGCGTACGTCGGCGTGCTGGGATGGATACTGGCGATTGTGGCATCGATTGTGGTGGCGGTGCGCCTGCTCAAAGTTGTCAATGGGAATCCGGATTCGCAGGACCATTTACTTGCCTATTGGTTCGCCCCGGTTTTGGCATGCGTTACGCTTGCGCAAACCTCCCCGTTTGCCTGTCTGGGGCTGGTGCTGTTTTTGTACTGGAGAAACGACCGGCCATTTGCCGCAGGATTAGCTGCTTCCATCATGCTGATCAAGCCGCACCTGTTCGTTCTGTTCTTCCTGGTGATGCTAATTGAGACTGTGGCTACAAGAAGCTATCGCCGGATTTATGGGATCCTGACCGGGTTCATCCTCGCCATCTCTGTTCCACTGGCTTACGACCATTCGGTATTGTCCCAATATTTCATTCGGAGCCGGGTTTCCCAAATCGGGGAAGAGTTTATCCCCTCATTGCCGGGGCTGTTGAGGATGATGATCGCTCGACAGGCTTTCTGGGTCCAGTTTGTGCCGATCGCAATCGCGTCGGTTTGGGCGGTTTGGTACTACCAGCGACACAGGGGCCACTGGGAATGGAATCGCGAAGGACTTATGCTCGTCCTGGTATCGGTTTGGGCGGCGCCTTATAGTTTATTGGTTGACGAGGTTGTCCTGCTGCCGGCAGTTGTGGCCGCCATCTACTTCACTGGCGGGGACGGACGACCGAACAAGGCAACGATTACGGTCTTCTTCATCTTGAATGGGATCGCGTTTGTGCTGCTATTCGCGCAGGTCTCGATTATGTCGGGTGCTTACATCTGGACCAGCACAGCGTGGGTCGGGTGGTATCTGTATGCAACCAGGCCCACCGCACGCTTCGCGGTGGCCCGCAGCAGTTCCTGA